TCCGGTTCTCATCTCACCCGGATCGGTGCCAGTGCCATTTGTTTTGTCGGTGATCCGGATGCGGTCCGTTCACCGAGTTTTGAATACGGAGAATTTGTTCCATATGAACAACTGGATCATACCAAAGGCCCCAAAAGCAATAACTATCCGGCTCAATGCCTGGTATACGATAACCTGATCCACTCGATCGGCCTGTTTGAAAAACAGATCACCGGAGTTGAACTATCCATGTCGCAAGCTATCACCGTCAGCCACAACAGTATCTACGACACCCCCCGCGCCGGAATCAATATCAGCGAGGGAACATGGGGAGGACATATCCTGGAATTCAACGACATTTTCGATACGGTGAAAGAAACCGGCGACCACGGTTCTTTCAATTCCTGGGGACGCGACCGTTACTGGCATCCGAGCTACAAAACAATGGAATCCATCGTAGCCAAAGACCCGGCCCTTATTCTGGCGGATGCTGTCCGGACGACCGTAATCAGAAATAACCGTTTCCGCTGTGACAGGGGTTGGGATATCGATCTGGACGACGGTTCCAGTAATTACCACATATATAACAACCTATGCCTCAACGGAGGGATCAAGCTACGGGAAGGTTTTTACCGTGTAGTAGAAAACAACATCATGGTCAATAACTCTTTCCATCCGCATGTCTGGTTTATAAACAGCGGCGATGTCTTTACACGCAATATCGTCATGACAGAATACAAACCGATCGGTGTACGGGAATGGGGATTGATGGTAGACTATAATATTTTCACTGATAGCCTCTCCTGTGCTACCGCCCGAAAAAACAATACGGATGAACACTCCATTGTGACTTCCGTACAATTCAGTAATCCATCAGAAGGAGATTTTACCGTTACCGATGATTCCGAAGCCATAACCAAAGGCGGCTTCCGCAATTTTGTTATGGACCAGTTCGGAGTGGTCTCTTCTCGTCTGAAAGCGATCGCACATACTCCCAAAATGCCTACTCCCATCATCATCGCCACTCATGCAGATGACGAAATAATCAACTGGAGCGGAGCAACGATCAAAAGCCTGCAAACACTCGGAGAACGGTCGGCAACAGGAATGGACTCAGAACGGGGAGTATATGTAGTATCGGTCAATGCTCTAGGCGGTAAACTACGGGATTATATCCGCCCGAATGACGTGATCCTGAAAATAGGAACTGTCACCGTCAACAACCTGAAAGAAATGCAGGATGCTCTTCAGAAGATCGATAAGTCGAAAGATATCGAATTTATTATCTTCCGGACACAAAAAGAAAACAAAATAGTTATCCCCGGCAAGTTATTGGACTAACCGGATTATAGTCAAAGAAATATGAAAGAAAAAGAGAACACAGACCTGATCCTGCTGAATATCGGATATGCGGTTCATTGTGCCGACTGGAATTACAAAAATGTAAACAGCCCGTTCGCCCGCATTTATCTGGTCAGGCAAGGCATAGCCAAACTGCATTTACAGGATCAGGTCCAGTCTCTTACCCCCGGACATCTTTACCTGATTCCTCCATTCACGCTGCATAGTTATGAATGCGACGATTTCTATACATTATATTATATACATATTTATGAGAACCCGCTATCCAACCAACGTATCCTGGAAGATTATATTTTTCCGGTGGAAGTGGATGCGACCCCGCTGGACAGTCAACTGGTGGAACAACTGGCCGTCATCAATCCCGAAAGAAACCTGAAAGAATACGATCCTTCCAATTACGACAATTCATCCACCCTGATGCAAAATATCCTGCTTCACACTAAAAACCCAACCTATACCATGATGGAAACACAGGGAATTTTGCTTCAACTATTGTCACGTTTTATGAAAGAGGCGACACACAAATACGAGATTACCGATAACCGGATACGAAAAACGATCCGATATATACGTAAAAACATCGACAAGAACATAACCATCGATGAACTGACCGAGATTTGTTGCCTCTCTAAAGATCATTTCATCCGGCTTTTCAAAGAGGAAATGCATATCACTCCGGTGCAATACATCAACCAAAAGAAAATAGAAAAAGCCCAGTTGTTAATCATTACCGACAATCGTCCAGTCAAAGACATTGCTTATACACTTTCTTTCGAGAACGTATCTTACTTCAACCGGCTTTTCAAAAGATACACGGGGCTGACTCCCGTCATGTATAAAAGTAAATTATAAGTTATTCATACAAATGGAAAATACGTTCCATCAACTGCCATTTTTCGGCAGAACTGGCATTCAGATCAGCTTGTTGGAAAACCGACATATATTCCTCCCACTCAGCCTGTCGCGGTAAACCCGCCAGACGAGCGAAAGCTGTATCCCAATCAAAATCGGCCGGAGTCTCCACGATCATGAACAATCGGTTCCCACACAGATAAATTTCCATTTCCAATATCCCGACGCTCTTGATTCCTTCACCTATTTCAGGCCAATAACATGCTTGTCCATGTCTTTTCTTATATTCTTCGATCAATTCCGGATCGTCTTTCAAATCCAGCG
This is a stretch of genomic DNA from Parabacteroides chongii. It encodes these proteins:
- a CDS encoding PDZ domain-containing protein, with amino-acid sequence MMSKVLNALSVILLTLITLPISAQSEFYVAETGKNTGDGSIRNPLNSIPAALEKARTEKGDVVIYIREGKYILDKPVIFTPQDGNDSRQLSVKAYPGEKVILSSGIPLTLKWEPYKKGIMKAQIDGNPVMDMLVADGQLRHMARYPNFDEKAVRFNGTSAQATAPERVKKWKNPIGGYLHAMHNHDWGDFHYRITGKNKKGELEMEGGWQNNRQSGLHPDNRMVENIFEELDAPGEWYYAAGEHTLYYYPLEGENVSKVLFESPQLKHLIEFRGTEATPVKNITLEGLELTQTLRTFMEPYEQLLRSDWTVYRGAAVFFEGTEHCALRNCYLHNLGGNAIFFSNYNRHSEVSGSHLTRIGASAICFVGDPDAVRSPSFEYGEFVPYEQLDHTKGPKSNNYPAQCLVYDNLIHSIGLFEKQITGVELSMSQAITVSHNSIYDTPRAGINISEGTWGGHILEFNDIFDTVKETGDHGSFNSWGRDRYWHPSYKTMESIVAKDPALILADAVRTTVIRNNRFRCDRGWDIDLDDGSSNYHIYNNLCLNGGIKLREGFYRVVENNIMVNNSFHPHVWFINSGDVFTRNIVMTEYKPIGVREWGLMVDYNIFTDSLSCATARKNNTDEHSIVTSVQFSNPSEGDFTVTDDSEAITKGGFRNFVMDQFGVVSSRLKAIAHTPKMPTPIIIATHADDEIINWSGATIKSLQTLGERSATGMDSERGVYVVSVNALGGKLRDYIRPNDVILKIGTVTVNNLKEMQDALQKIDKSKDIEFIIFRTQKENKIVIPGKLLD
- a CDS encoding AraC family transcriptional regulator, which gives rise to MKEKENTDLILLNIGYAVHCADWNYKNVNSPFARIYLVRQGIAKLHLQDQVQSLTPGHLYLIPPFTLHSYECDDFYTLYYIHIYENPLSNQRILEDYIFPVEVDATPLDSQLVEQLAVINPERNLKEYDPSNYDNSSTLMQNILLHTKNPTYTMMETQGILLQLLSRFMKEATHKYEITDNRIRKTIRYIRKNIDKNITIDELTEICCLSKDHFIRLFKEEMHITPVQYINQKKIEKAQLLIITDNRPVKDIAYTLSFENVSYFNRLFKRYTGLTPVMYKSKL
- a CDS encoding L-rhamnose mutarotase yields the protein MEDKKNGYKSKRYDFPTKRYCQTLDLKDDPELIEEYKKRHGQACYWPEIGEGIKSVGILEMEIYLCGNRLFMIVETPADFDWDTAFARLAGLPRQAEWEEYMSVFQQADLNASSAEKWQLMERIFHLYE